A region of Faecalibacterium taiwanense DNA encodes the following proteins:
- a CDS encoding ABC-2 transporter permease: MKGLLLKDAYQIWHYAKGVIVAAVVMMGAGVVTIMNGANFFIVYAGFLMGMMPMTLLAYDQASKFSEYSAALPVTKEQLVGSKYIVGLCGLVLAELFAAAALGVASLHWTAVDHALVVSTLVQVGMTTLLNSAVLLPLNYRFGYEKAKYAFYFMVGLVAALMGFGVSANEDGLARNLLPQGVPPLALLGIVLIVLGLYSLSWRLSVAWYGKAEQ; the protein is encoded by the coding sequence ATGAAAGGCTTGCTGCTAAAGGATGCTTATCAGATATGGCACTATGCCAAAGGTGTCATTGTGGCCGCCGTGGTCATGATGGGCGCAGGCGTGGTTACCATCATGAATGGGGCCAATTTCTTTATTGTATATGCGGGCTTTCTGATGGGCATGATGCCCATGACCCTGCTGGCCTATGATCAGGCCAGCAAATTCAGCGAATACAGTGCCGCGCTTCCGGTCACAAAAGAGCAGCTGGTGGGCAGCAAATACATCGTTGGTCTGTGCGGGCTGGTGCTGGCGGAACTCTTCGCCGCCGCAGCCCTTGGCGTGGCAAGCCTGCACTGGACAGCTGTGGACCATGCGCTTGTGGTTTCCACGCTGGTGCAGGTAGGCATGACAACGCTGCTGAACAGTGCCGTTCTGCTGCCGTTGAATTACCGTTTTGGCTACGAAAAGGCAAAATATGCGTTTTATTTTATGGTCGGCCTGGTTGCGGCTCTGATGGGGTTTGGCGTGTCCGCCAATGAGGACGGCCTGGCCCGGAACCTTCTGCCGCAGGGCGTTCCGCCACTGGCTCTGCTGGGCATTGTACTGATCGTTCTGGGGCTGTACTCCCTCTCTTGGCGGCTGTCGGTGGCCTGGTACGGAAAGGCAGAGCAGTAA